A single window of Bradyrhizobium daqingense DNA harbors:
- a CDS encoding MFS transporter, with product MPLLQVLRPTLPILIGASIMLTLSMGLRQSLGIFMQPLTQDIHISISDFTLALAVQNLAWGFLQPPAGALTARYGFRPIMIVGALMYIAGLALMATANGLVSIMIGGGVLIGTSLACTAAAIAMSVAARAVPATVRSTVLGIVSGAGSLGALLSAPIGQMLNEGFGWRIGLAGFVIMAVLMIPAAWYAGRVDKIPLPKPAADEIDDATAAAAARTAFGNASFVVMTCAYLVCGMQLVFLTTHLPSYLAICGLDPMLSAQTLGMIGGFNVLGSLFFGWAGQRWNKLALLGGIYILRSLALAWYFMLPATPFSTLLFGAIMGFLWMGVGPLVAGAVAEMFGLRWQAMIQGLAFMSHQIGSFLGAYGGGVLYDALGSYTMAWRIGVALGLAGGIVQVAFALIRPSQPPAPVLRTA from the coding sequence ATGCCCCTGTTGCAGGTCCTGCGTCCGACCTTGCCCATCCTGATCGGCGCCTCGATCATGCTGACGCTGAGCATGGGGCTGCGACAGTCGCTCGGCATCTTCATGCAGCCGCTGACGCAGGACATCCACATCTCGATCTCGGATTTCACGCTGGCGCTGGCCGTGCAAAACCTCGCCTGGGGCTTCCTGCAGCCGCCCGCGGGCGCGCTGACCGCGCGCTATGGCTTCCGTCCGATCATGATCGTGGGCGCGCTGATGTACATCGCGGGGCTGGCGCTGATGGCGACCGCGAACGGGCTCGTCAGCATCATGATCGGCGGCGGCGTCTTGATCGGCACCTCGCTCGCCTGCACCGCGGCGGCGATCGCGATGTCGGTTGCGGCGCGCGCGGTGCCCGCAACGGTGCGCTCGACCGTGCTCGGCATCGTCTCCGGCGCGGGCTCGCTCGGTGCGCTGCTGTCGGCGCCGATCGGGCAGATGCTCAACGAGGGGTTCGGCTGGCGCATCGGCCTTGCCGGCTTCGTCATCATGGCGGTGCTGATGATTCCGGCCGCGTGGTATGCGGGCCGCGTCGACAAGATCCCGTTGCCGAAGCCGGCCGCCGACGAGATCGATGATGCCACGGCCGCAGCCGCGGCGAGAACCGCGTTCGGCAATGCCTCTTTCGTGGTGATGACCTGCGCCTATCTCGTCTGCGGTATGCAGCTGGTTTTCCTCACCACGCATCTGCCGTCGTATCTCGCGATCTGCGGCCTCGATCCGATGCTGAGCGCGCAGACCCTCGGCATGATCGGCGGCTTCAACGTGCTGGGCTCGCTGTTCTTCGGCTGGGCCGGCCAGCGCTGGAACAAGCTGGCGCTGCTCGGCGGCATCTACATCCTGCGCTCGCTCGCGCTCGCCTGGTACTTCATGCTGCCGGCGACGCCGTTCTCGACGCTGCTGTTCGGCGCCATCATGGGATTCCTCTGGATGGGCGTCGGGCCGCTGGTCGCGGGCGCCGTCGCCGAGATGTTCGGCCTGCGCTGGCAGGCGATGATCCAGGGCCTCGCCTTCATGAGCCACCAGATCGGCAGCTTCCTTGGCGCGTATGGAGGAGGGGTGCTCTACGACGCACTGGGCTCGTACACCATGGCATGGCGCATCGGCGTCGCGCTCGGCCTCGCCGGCGGCATCGTGCAGGTCGCCTTCGCGCTGATCCGGCCGTCGCAGCCGCCGGCGCCGGTGTTGCGGACCGCCTAG
- the rpmG gene encoding 50S ribosomal protein L33, translating into MAKAVTIKVKLVSSADTGFYYVAKKNSRTMTDKLVKKKYDPVARKHVEFREAKIK; encoded by the coding sequence ATGGCCAAAGCGGTCACCATCAAGGTCAAGCTCGTGTCCTCGGCCGACACCGGCTTCTACTACGTCGCCAAGAAGAATTCGCGCACCATGACCGACAAGCTGGTCAAGAAGAAGTATGACCCGGTCGCGCGCAAGCACGTCGAATTCCGCGAAGCCAAGATCAAGTAA
- a CDS encoding response regulator gives MAKTVLIVEDNELNMKLFRDLLEAHGYQTSGTSNGYEALDLVRKMRPDLVLMDIQLPQVSGLEVTRWIKDDPELRAIPVVAVTAFAMKGDEERIREGGCEAYLSKPISVGKFIETVRRFIG, from the coding sequence ATGGCTAAGACCGTCCTGATCGTGGAAGACAACGAGCTCAACATGAAGCTCTTCCGCGACCTGTTGGAGGCGCACGGCTACCAGACCTCGGGCACCAGCAACGGCTACGAGGCGCTCGACCTCGTGCGCAAGATGCGGCCCGACCTCGTGCTGATGGACATCCAGCTGCCGCAGGTCTCGGGGCTCGAGGTGACGCGCTGGATCAAGGACGATCCGGAGCTGCGTGCCATTCCCGTCGTCGCGGTCACGGCGTTCGCGATGAAGGGCGACGAAGAACGCATCCGCGAGGGCGGCTGCGAGGCTTATTTGTCCAAGCCGATCTCGGTCGGCAAATTCATAGAGACGGTCCGGCGTTTCATCGGATAG
- a CDS encoding DUF3572 domain-containing protein gives MKKPVHNPREVAEIVAIQALSFVASEPERLGLFLAETGVGPETLRNAASDPNFLLSVLDFVLRDDDTVKAFAKAAELHPTNVAAARQVLGDALGAPTWERDVP, from the coding sequence GTGAAAAAGCCTGTTCACAACCCTCGCGAAGTCGCTGAAATCGTTGCGATTCAGGCTCTGTCCTTCGTCGCGAGCGAGCCCGAGCGGCTGGGCCTGTTCCTGGCCGAGACAGGGGTCGGTCCGGAGACCCTCCGCAATGCCGCCTCCGACCCCAACTTCCTCCTCAGCGTGCTCGATTTCGTGTTGCGCGATGACGACACCGTGAAGGCCTTCGCGAAAGCCGCGGAACTGCATCCGACCAACGTCGCTGCGGCGCGGCAGGTCCTCGGCGATGCGCTCGGCGCCCCTACCTGGGAGCGCGACGTGCCGTGA
- a CDS encoding PleD family two-component system response regulator, translating to MSARILVVDDVPANVKLLEARLSAEYFDVMTAANGTEALAISRRAECDIILLDVMMPDMDGFEVCRRLKTDPATHHIPVVMVTALDSPSDRNRGLEAGADDFLTKPVSDVVLIARVRSLTRLKMMTDELRMRAITSLEIGMQAPERSAVADTGKGGRILLVDDRESSYERLATILAAEHTIDVEPNPTEALFHAAEGNYDLLIVSLDLNNFDGLRLCSQARSLERTRHVPILAIADPENSTRLLRGLEIGVNDYLLRPIDKTELLARARTQIRRRRYTDHLRDNVQNSIEMAITDALTGLHNRRYMESHLATLAEQAATRGKPLALMILDIDYFKSINDNYGHDAGDDVLREFAVRVRKSIRGIDLACRYGGEEFVIVMPETDLHVAGMVAERLRRSIAGEPFSIHKGAKRIEVTISIGLTTLEQKGEAVADVLKRADTALYRAKHDGRNRVVSQAA from the coding sequence GTGTCCGCGCGTATCCTGGTTGTCGATGACGTTCCTGCCAACGTCAAACTCCTCGAAGCCCGCCTGTCCGCCGAATATTTCGACGTGATGACCGCCGCGAACGGCACCGAGGCGCTGGCGATCAGCCGGCGCGCCGAATGCGACATCATCCTGCTCGACGTGATGATGCCCGACATGGACGGTTTCGAAGTTTGCCGCCGCCTCAAGACCGATCCGGCGACGCATCACATCCCCGTCGTCATGGTCACCGCGCTCGACAGCCCGTCCGACCGCAACCGCGGGCTGGAAGCCGGCGCCGACGATTTCCTGACCAAGCCCGTCTCCGACGTCGTGCTGATCGCGCGCGTGCGCTCGCTGACGCGGCTGAAGATGATGACCGACGAATTGCGCATGCGCGCCATCACCTCACTCGAGATCGGCATGCAGGCGCCCGAGCGCAGCGCCGTGGCGGATACCGGCAAGGGCGGCCGCATCCTGCTGGTCGACGACCGCGAGTCCTCCTATGAGCGGCTGGCGACGATCCTCGCCGCCGAGCACACCATCGACGTCGAGCCGAACCCGACGGAGGCGCTGTTCCACGCAGCCGAGGGCAATTACGACCTGCTGATCGTCTCGCTCGACCTCAACAATTTCGACGGCCTCAGGCTCTGCAGCCAGGCGCGCTCGCTGGAGCGCACGCGCCACGTGCCGATCCTGGCGATCGCCGACCCCGAGAACTCGACGCGGCTGCTGCGCGGCCTCGAGATCGGCGTCAACGACTATCTGCTGCGCCCCATCGACAAGACCGAGCTCCTGGCGCGGGCCCGCACCCAGATCCGCCGCCGCCGCTACACCGATCATCTGCGCGACAACGTGCAGAACTCGATCGAGATGGCGATCACCGACGCGCTCACGGGCCTGCACAATCGCCGCTACATGGAGAGCCATCTGGCAACGCTCGCCGAGCAGGCCGCAACGCGTGGCAAGCCGCTGGCGCTGATGATCCTCGACATCGACTACTTCAAGTCGATCAACGACAATTACGGCCACGACGCCGGCGACGACGTACTGCGCGAGTTCGCGGTGCGCGTGCGCAAGTCGATCCGCGGCATTGATCTGGCCTGCCGCTACGGCGGCGAGGAGTTCGTCATCGTGATGCCGGAGACCGATCTGCATGTCGCCGGCATGGTCGCCGAGCGCCTGCGCCGCTCGATCGCGGGCGAGCCGTTCTCGATCCACAAAGGCGCAAAGCGCATCGAGGTCACGATCTCGATCGGCCTGACCACGCTGGAGCAGAAGGGCGAGGCGGTCGCCGACGTCCTCAAGCGAGCCGACACCGCGCTGTATCGTGCCAAGCACGACGGCCGCAACCGCGTGGTGTCGCAGGCGGCGTGA
- a CDS encoding glucan biosynthesis protein G: MNRRQVLRASAAFSATAMLLRAAQAQTGPAQTFSPSYVRELARALAAKSFAPPDEKLPDALKDLNYDQYRSIRFAPEKALWRDEKLPFEVQFFHRGFFYKNRVDIFQVANRSVIPIPYRRDDFSFGEGLGQWPKADIGFAGFRIHAPMNRPDYHDEVCVFLGASYFRAIAKGQTYGLSARGLAIDTGEGKGEEFPVFKAFWLEKPVPNASSIVVHALLDSKSAAASYRFTIRPGQSTVFDVEMALYPRVDIEHAGLAPMTSMFFFGPNDRKDFDDFRPAVHDSDGLAIFNGRSEQLWRPLNNPHDLQVSSFADVNPGGFGLMQRERNFLAYQDLESNFEKRPSLWCEPIGNWGEGAVKLFEIPTKEEVHDNIVAFWQPKQPLIAKSEHIFTYRLHWGPDAPKPGALARFTRTGIGSRGDDSKLFVLELMGDELKAIDAKTVKGVVTAEKAEIKNIVTQPNPMTGGWRLSFQCSVKGQAAIELRAFLAQNEAPVSEVWTYRWTP, encoded by the coding sequence GTGAACCGCCGGCAAGTTCTTCGCGCATCGGCTGCATTTTCAGCTACCGCTATGCTGTTGCGCGCAGCGCAGGCTCAGACCGGCCCCGCCCAGACATTCAGCCCGTCATACGTGCGCGAGCTTGCTCGGGCGCTCGCCGCGAAATCATTCGCCCCTCCCGACGAGAAGCTACCGGATGCACTGAAGGATCTCAACTACGACCAATACCGATCAATTCGTTTCGCGCCTGAGAAGGCGTTGTGGCGTGATGAAAAGCTACCGTTCGAAGTGCAATTTTTCCACCGCGGCTTCTTTTACAAGAACCGGGTCGATATCTTTCAGGTGGCGAACAGAAGCGTCATACCCATCCCGTATCGGCGCGATGACTTCTCATTCGGCGAGGGCCTTGGACAATGGCCCAAGGCCGATATCGGGTTCGCCGGATTCCGCATTCACGCGCCGATGAACAGGCCGGATTACCACGATGAAGTGTGTGTGTTCCTCGGCGCCAGTTACTTCCGAGCCATCGCGAAAGGACAGACGTATGGGCTGTCCGCGCGCGGACTGGCGATCGATACCGGCGAGGGCAAAGGCGAAGAATTCCCGGTGTTCAAGGCCTTCTGGTTGGAGAAGCCGGTGCCAAATGCCTCGTCCATCGTTGTGCACGCGCTGTTGGACAGCAAGAGCGCGGCCGCCAGCTACCGCTTCACGATCCGGCCGGGCCAGAGCACGGTTTTCGACGTCGAGATGGCCCTCTATCCGCGGGTCGATATCGAGCATGCCGGCCTCGCGCCCATGACCAGCATGTTCTTCTTCGGGCCGAACGACCGCAAGGATTTTGACGATTTCCGCCCTGCGGTTCATGACTCGGATGGACTTGCGATCTTCAACGGCAGAAGTGAGCAACTCTGGCGCCCGCTGAACAATCCGCACGATCTGCAGGTCAGCAGCTTCGCCGATGTCAATCCAGGCGGCTTCGGCCTGATGCAGCGGGAGAGAAACTTCCTCGCCTATCAGGATCTCGAATCCAACTTCGAAAAGCGTCCCAGCCTATGGTGCGAGCCGATCGGCAATTGGGGCGAAGGAGCGGTGAAATTATTCGAGATACCCACCAAGGAGGAGGTCCACGACAACATCGTAGCGTTCTGGCAGCCGAAGCAGCCGCTGATTGCGAAGAGCGAACACATCTTCACTTATCGGCTGCACTGGGGGCCGGACGCTCCCAAGCCTGGGGCGCTTGCTCGGTTCACGCGAACGGGGATCGGTAGCCGCGGAGACGACAGCAAATTGTTTGTGCTGGAACTGATGGGGGACGAGCTCAAGGCAATCGACGCTAAGACCGTCAAAGGCGTGGTGACTGCTGAAAAGGCCGAAATCAAAAATATCGTCACGCAACCTAATCCCATGACCGGCGGATGGCGGTTGAGCTTCCAATGCTCGGTCAAGGGGCAAGCCGCAATCGAACTGCGAGCTTTCCTGGCGCAGAACGAAGCGCCGGTCTCCGAAGTGTGGACCTATCGATGGACGCCCTGA
- a CDS encoding LLM class flavin-dependent oxidoreductase: MAQRQLKLGAFMRPISIHTGAWRYPGAWPDANFNFSHIKTLIRKLEAGKFDAFFMADHLAVLNMPINALKRSHTVTSFEPFTLLSALSAVTERIGLIATGSTTFDEPYHVARRFASLDHLSGGRAGWNIVTTSNPDAALNFGLDDHMEHAERYKRAREFYDVVTGLWDSFADDAFVRDVESGLFFDPAKMHTLDHNGKYLKVRGPLNIARPVQGWPVIVQAGASEDGKQLAAETAEAVFTGGGSLADGQKLYADIKGRMEKVGRDPEHLKILPGAFVVVGDSVDEAKEKRALLDSRVHYDSAIASLSVILGTDASGFDPDGPLPDIPETNASKSGRQRLVDLAAREKLTVRQLAQRVGGYGGLSFVGTAKTIADQMEEWLVGRGSDGFNIMFPFLPAGLDDFVDKVVPELQRRGIFRKEYEGATLRENLALPRPKNRFFEA; this comes from the coding sequence ATGGCACAACGGCAACTCAAGCTTGGCGCGTTCATGCGCCCGATCAGCATCCACACCGGCGCCTGGCGCTATCCCGGGGCCTGGCCCGACGCCAATTTCAACTTCTCGCACATCAAGACGCTGATCCGAAAGCTCGAGGCCGGCAAATTCGACGCCTTCTTCATGGCCGATCACCTCGCCGTCCTGAACATGCCGATCAACGCGCTCAAGCGCAGCCACACCGTGACCTCGTTCGAGCCGTTCACGCTGTTGTCGGCGCTCTCGGCCGTCACCGAGCGCATCGGCCTGATCGCAACGGGATCGACCACGTTCGACGAGCCCTATCACGTCGCGCGCCGCTTCGCCTCGCTAGACCATCTCAGCGGCGGCCGCGCGGGCTGGAACATCGTCACCACGTCGAATCCGGACGCCGCACTTAACTTCGGTCTCGACGATCACATGGAGCATGCCGAGCGCTACAAGCGCGCGCGTGAGTTCTACGACGTCGTCACGGGCTTGTGGGACTCCTTCGCCGACGACGCCTTCGTGCGCGATGTCGAGAGCGGGCTGTTCTTCGATCCCGCCAAGATGCACACGCTCGACCACAACGGCAAATATCTGAAGGTGCGCGGCCCTCTCAACATCGCCCGCCCGGTGCAGGGCTGGCCGGTGATCGTGCAGGCCGGCGCGTCGGAAGACGGCAAGCAGCTCGCGGCAGAGACGGCGGAGGCCGTGTTCACCGGCGGCGGCAGCCTCGCGGACGGACAAAAGCTCTATGCCGACATCAAGGGACGCATGGAAAAGGTCGGCCGCGATCCCGAGCACCTCAAGATTCTGCCCGGCGCTTTCGTCGTGGTCGGCGACAGCGTCGATGAAGCCAAGGAGAAGCGCGCGCTGCTCGACAGCCGCGTGCACTACGACAGCGCCATCGCCTCGCTCTCCGTCATCCTCGGCACCGATGCCTCCGGCTTCGATCCCGACGGCCCTCTCCCCGACATCCCCGAGACCAATGCCAGCAAGAGCGGCCGCCAGCGCTTGGTCGATCTCGCCGCGCGCGAGAAGCTTACCGTGCGCCAGCTCGCCCAGCGCGTCGGCGGCTATGGCGGCCTGTCCTTCGTCGGCACCGCCAAAACCATCGCCGACCAGATGGAGGAATGGCTGGTCGGGCGCGGCTCCGACGGCTTCAACATCATGTTCCCGTTCCTGCCCGCCGGCCTCGACGATTTCGTCGACAAGGTCGTCCCGGAACTGCAGCGCCGGGGGATCTTCCGGAAAGAGTATGAAGGGGCCACTTTGAGGGAGAATCTGGCTCTGCCGCGGCCGAAAAACCGGTTCTTCGAGGCCTGA
- a CDS encoding DUF983 domain-containing protein, with product MVMTSTASKIWTRETGLVEKRDVWTAMKRGFRGRCPRCGEGKLFRAFLKTADNCAECGLDFTPHRADDLPAYLVIVIVGHVVVPAILWIETNYTTPVWLSFVAYLPFTFVASLALLQPVKGAVVGLQWALRMHGFDENPPDGIPPV from the coding sequence ATGGTGATGACGAGCACCGCCTCGAAGATCTGGACGCGCGAGACCGGCCTCGTCGAGAAGCGCGACGTCTGGACCGCGATGAAGCGCGGCTTCCGCGGCCGCTGCCCGCGCTGCGGCGAGGGAAAACTGTTCCGCGCCTTCCTGAAGACGGCGGACAATTGCGCCGAATGCGGCCTCGACTTCACCCCGCATCGCGCCGATGACCTGCCGGCCTATCTCGTCATCGTCATCGTCGGCCACGTCGTGGTGCCGGCGATCCTCTGGATCGAGACCAACTACACGACGCCGGTCTGGCTCAGCTTCGTGGCCTATCTGCCCTTCACCTTCGTCGCCTCGCTCGCGTTGTTGCAGCCGGTGAAGGGAGCTGTGGTCGGCTTGCAATGGGCTCTGCGCATGCATGGGTTTGACGAGAACCCTCCCGATGGTATTCCGCCGGTGTAG
- a CDS encoding TetR/AcrR family transcriptional regulator, whose product MAPPPKPQSMKERILQTADKLFYLQGIRAIGVDTIAAEIGISKRTLYNHFPSKDALIAAYLERRFVHAPASDKPAAEQILATFDSLERRFAAKDFRGCPFVNAVAELGPADRAVKKIAIAFKESRRLWFRERLSELGVADADALATQLVLLVDGSIAQDLVRDDPAMARAAKEAAKVLLRNAGVDVDRR is encoded by the coding sequence ATGGCTCCCCCGCCCAAACCACAGTCGATGAAAGAGCGGATCCTTCAGACCGCCGACAAGCTGTTCTATCTGCAGGGCATTCGCGCCATCGGCGTCGACACCATCGCGGCCGAGATCGGCATCTCCAAGCGCACGCTCTACAACCATTTCCCGTCCAAGGACGCGCTGATCGCGGCCTATCTCGAGCGCCGCTTCGTTCACGCGCCGGCTTCGGACAAGCCCGCCGCCGAGCAGATCCTTGCGACATTCGATTCGCTGGAGCGCCGTTTCGCCGCAAAAGACTTCCGCGGCTGCCCATTCGTGAATGCAGTCGCCGAACTCGGCCCTGCCGACCGCGCCGTGAAGAAGATCGCCATCGCCTTCAAGGAAAGCCGCCGCCTCTGGTTTCGCGAGCGCTTGAGCGAGCTCGGCGTTGCCGATGCGGACGCGCTGGCAACACAGCTCGTGCTGCTGGTCGACGGTTCGATCGCACAGGACCTCGTCCGCGACGATCCCGCGATGGCGCGCGCGGCAAAGGAAGCGGCGAAGGTGCTGTTGCGGAATGCGGGGGTGGATGTGGACCGCCGGTGA
- the mdoH gene encoding glucans biosynthesis glucosyltransferase MdoH has protein sequence MDALRPSLTPSPNAPGSPFLPPESPLPMLPCRLDRATEANRSPVHSGATLMGRRLFMLVGTGVLTLAGGYGMYDVVKVGGVTFLEAVLLGLFLVLLAWVAFSFMSALAGFFVLLTRSRSFLSIDTTSSLPGVPSRTAMLLPTYNENPHHLMARLRAMYESVQATGHGDQFDWFLLSDTSDPDIWIYEETTFIRLRRACGSARLYYRHRSDNTARKSGNIADWVTRFGSAYDHMIVLDADSLMEGETIVRLVHAMESHPDAALIQTQPVIVNACTIFSRLQQFAGRVYGPIIAAGNAWWHGGDSNYWGHNAIIRVRAFAAEAGLPELTGRKPFGGHILSHDFVEAALMRRAGWAIYLAPALGGSFEEVPPSILDFAARDRRWCQGNLQHLAVLPARGLHWVSRLHLLTGIASYVTAPLWFLFLVLGLLISLQAHFIRPEYFPKGFSLFPTWPQQDPVLAARVFAATMGLLILPKLLAYLVLIGTRRERNGFGGSPRVLAGVICETFLAALIAPCMMIFQTKAVFEILAGRDAGWQVQRRSDGQLARGEIHRKLAGPTLCGLGLSLSAWAVSLPLLLWMSPVVLGLLLSIPLGLMTSARLKTPGLFATPETNDPPAVVLRANELAASEPIVTAGALHQLSRDPELLGQHLGSLSLAEPRKFGAVDVPSATATIKLGECESVEDAAAWLDKPELRAVLGHPTLLRRVLEMPRAGKNKLG, from the coding sequence ATGGACGCCCTGAGGCCGTCACTTACGCCGTCACCAAACGCCCCTGGCAGCCCATTTCTGCCGCCGGAAAGTCCCCTTCCGATGCTGCCGTGCCGGCTCGATCGTGCGACTGAAGCTAACCGGTCGCCGGTGCATTCGGGTGCCACCTTGATGGGTCGTCGTCTTTTCATGCTTGTCGGGACGGGAGTGCTGACGCTCGCAGGGGGCTACGGCATGTACGACGTGGTGAAAGTTGGCGGTGTAACCTTCCTCGAGGCGGTGCTGCTCGGCCTGTTCCTCGTGCTGCTCGCATGGGTCGCGTTCTCCTTCATGTCTGCGCTGGCCGGATTTTTCGTGCTGCTCACGCGCAGCCGGTCTTTCCTGTCGATCGATACGACGAGCTCACTGCCTGGTGTACCCTCGCGCACAGCCATGCTGCTACCGACATATAACGAGAATCCGCACCATCTCATGGCGCGGCTGCGCGCAATGTACGAGTCGGTTCAGGCTACCGGACATGGAGACCAGTTCGACTGGTTTTTATTGAGCGATACGAGCGACCCCGACATCTGGATTTATGAAGAGACGACGTTCATTCGGCTGCGCCGCGCCTGCGGCTCTGCTCGGCTCTATTACCGGCATCGCTCCGACAACACCGCGCGGAAGTCCGGCAACATCGCCGACTGGGTCACGAGGTTTGGATCTGCCTACGACCACATGATCGTTCTCGACGCGGACAGCCTCATGGAGGGCGAGACAATAGTTCGCCTTGTCCACGCGATGGAGTCCCACCCCGATGCTGCGCTGATCCAGACCCAGCCGGTCATCGTCAATGCCTGCACGATCTTCAGTAGGCTGCAGCAATTCGCGGGGCGCGTTTACGGTCCCATCATTGCAGCCGGCAATGCCTGGTGGCACGGTGGCGACAGCAATTACTGGGGCCACAACGCCATCATCAGGGTCCGGGCGTTCGCTGCGGAGGCCGGGCTGCCGGAGCTGACCGGGCGTAAGCCTTTCGGGGGCCACATCCTGAGCCATGATTTTGTCGAGGCCGCATTGATGCGCCGCGCGGGCTGGGCAATCTATCTGGCGCCCGCCCTTGGCGGCAGCTTCGAAGAAGTCCCACCGTCGATTTTGGACTTTGCGGCGAGAGATCGTCGCTGGTGCCAGGGTAACCTTCAGCATCTCGCGGTCTTGCCCGCGCGCGGGCTACACTGGGTCTCGCGGCTGCATTTGCTTACGGGGATCGCCTCCTATGTCACAGCGCCGCTGTGGTTTCTCTTCCTGGTACTCGGTCTGCTCATATCACTGCAGGCGCACTTCATCCGACCGGAATACTTTCCCAAAGGCTTCAGTTTGTTTCCGACCTGGCCGCAACAGGACCCAGTGCTTGCCGCGCGGGTCTTTGCAGCGACAATGGGGCTTCTGATCCTGCCGAAGCTGCTGGCCTATCTGGTGCTGATCGGCACTCGAAGAGAGCGGAACGGATTCGGTGGGAGTCCTCGCGTCCTGGCCGGAGTCATTTGCGAGACGTTTCTTGCGGCATTGATCGCCCCCTGCATGATGATCTTCCAGACCAAGGCCGTGTTTGAAATTCTAGCTGGCCGGGACGCGGGCTGGCAGGTGCAGCGCCGAAGCGACGGCCAACTTGCTCGCGGCGAAATCCATCGCAAGCTCGCCGGCCCCACCCTCTGCGGCTTGGGCCTATCGCTCAGCGCCTGGGCGGTCTCCCTGCCGCTGCTGCTTTGGATGTCGCCGGTCGTGCTGGGTCTTCTGCTTTCAATTCCATTGGGGCTCATGACCTCTGCACGACTGAAGACGCCCGGGCTTTTTGCCACACCGGAAACCAACGACCCGCCTGCCGTGGTGCTTCGTGCAAACGAACTCGCTGCATCTGAGCCCATCGTCACGGCGGGGGCGCTGCACCAGCTCAGCCGGGATCCGGAACTTCTAGGCCAGCATTTGGGATCGCTATCGCTTGCCGAACCGCGCAAATTTGGCGCCGTCGACGTGCCTTCGGCGACCGCAACCATCAAGCTCGGGGAATGCGAGAGCGTGGAGGATGCAGCCGCATGGCTCGACAAGCCGGAATTACGCGCCGTTCTTGGCCATCCCACTCTGCTTCGGAGGGTCCTTGAGATGCCGCGCGCGGGTAAGAATAAGCTTGGCTGA
- a CDS encoding NUDIX hydrolase, which produces MTDISQAEEKTKVHEEKEADHHPYFRPRDAATLILVDRSGAVPKVLVGKRHDKVVFMPGKFVFPGGRVDKADYRVPCAAPITAELEANLAKGSPKTPASRAKSLAIAAIREACEETGLCLGRQAEGKVPKLDGPWKPFADAGLLPDPSGLFLIARAITPPGRVKRFDTRFFTADASAITHRVDGVIHADAELVELVWVELGSKPLADLHPMTRNVLNELDSRLATGPLRHDAPVPFFHFYGGKMQKDILS; this is translated from the coding sequence ATGACGGATATTTCGCAGGCCGAGGAGAAGACAAAAGTTCACGAGGAGAAGGAAGCGGACCACCATCCCTATTTTCGCCCGAGGGATGCGGCGACGCTGATCCTTGTCGATCGCAGCGGCGCCGTTCCGAAAGTGCTGGTCGGCAAGCGCCACGACAAGGTGGTGTTCATGCCCGGGAAATTCGTCTTTCCCGGCGGTCGCGTCGACAAGGCCGATTATCGCGTGCCCTGCGCAGCCCCTATCACCGCGGAGTTGGAAGCCAATCTCGCCAAAGGCAGCCCGAAGACGCCGGCCTCGCGCGCGAAGTCGCTCGCGATTGCCGCGATCCGCGAGGCCTGCGAGGAGACGGGCCTGTGCCTGGGCCGCCAGGCGGAAGGCAAGGTGCCGAAGCTGGATGGTCCCTGGAAGCCGTTCGCCGATGCCGGCCTGCTGCCCGATCCCTCCGGCCTGTTCCTGATCGCGCGCGCGATCACCCCGCCCGGCCGCGTCAAGCGCTTCGACACGCGCTTCTTCACCGCGGATGCCTCCGCGATCACCCACCGCGTCGACGGCGTGATCCACGCCGATGCCGAACTGGTCGAGCTGGTCTGGGTCGAGCTCGGCTCGAAGCCGCTCGCCGATCTGCATCCGATGACGCGCAACGTGCTCAACGAGCTCGATAGCCGCCTTGCCACGGGCCCGCTTCGTCACGATGCCCCGGTGCCGTTCTTCCATTTCTACGGCGGCAAGATGCAGAAGGATATTTTGAGCTGA